A single genomic interval of Macadamia integrifolia cultivar HAES 741 chromosome 6, SCU_Mint_v3, whole genome shotgun sequence harbors:
- the LOC122081670 gene encoding ankyrin repeat and sterile alpha motif domain-containing protein 1B-like, producing the protein MAVSTSRSNKLKDEVYKAAVDHAGKNDNKEIILKFYEENPTSPIDDQGDTVLHVLALHRTEVACELLQLEMHHGLLAKNCKGNTALHEASRVGALKLAKLMVRKENSIVDHSNLVGETPLYWAAAYGQTKMFQFLAEKSNHSNLMGLRRNDGLTILHAAVMGEFYDLAKEIVDRYPPFLAVACNEEKKTALHLLAQSPFLFRSGTLYSEMNVADSSFIPLALLKLMIYSCLSIPVEDPNKGNLTDPEDSREPEDGRSSIKGKKRNYFSTSNC; encoded by the exons ATGGCTGTATCAACATCTCGTTCGAACAAGCTTAAGGATGAAGTATATAAAGCAGCTGTTGATCATGCTGGGAAGAATGATAATAAGGAAATTATCCTGAAATTCTATGAGGAAAACCCCACTTCACCCATCGATGATCAAGGTGATACTGTCCTTCATGTGCTCGCTCTGCACCGCACCGAGGTTGCCTGTGAACTACTACAGCTTGAGATGCATCATGGCCTGTTGGCGAAAAATTGCAAGGGAAACACAGCACTGCATGAAGCATCCAGGGTTGGTGCTCTGAAGTTAGCAAAGTTGATGGTGCGCAAGGAAAATAGTATAGTCGATCATAGCAACCTCGTGGGAGAGACACCACTTTATTGGGCTGCTGCTTATGGACAGACGAAGATGTTTCAGTTCCTTGCTGAAAAAAGCAATCATAGCAATCTCATGGGATTGAGAAGAAATGATGGTCTTACCATTCTTCACGCTGCTGTAATGGGCGAATTTTATG ATCTGGCTAAAGAGATAGTGGATCGGTACCCACCGTTTCTTGCTGTGGCTTGtaatgaagagaagaaaacagcACTTCATCTATTAGCTCAATCGCCCTTTCTGTTCAGAAGTGGAACGTTGTACTCAGAGATGAATGTAGCTGACTCCTCCTTCATCCCATTGGCATTGCTGAAATTAATGATCTACAGCTGTTTAA GTATTCCTGTGGAGGATCCAAACAAGGGAAACTTGACAGATCCAGAGGATTCTCGGGAACCTGAAGATGGGAGGAGTTCTATCAAAGGCAAGAAGAGAAATTACTTTTCCACTTCCAACTGTTGA